One Homo sapiens chromosome 3, GRCh38.p14 Primary Assembly genomic window carries:
- the ZBTB38 gene encoding zinc finger and BTB domain-containing protein 38 isoform X3: MMTVMSLSRDLKDDFHSDTVLSILNEQRIRGILCDVTIIVEDTKFKAHSNVLAASSLYFKNIFWSHTICISSHVLELDDLKAEVFTEILNYIYSSTVVVKRQETVTDLAAAGKKLGISFLEDLTDRNFSNSPGPYVFCITEKGVVKEEKNEKRHEEPAITNGPRITNAFSIIETENSNNMFSPLDLRASFKKVSDSMRTASLCLERTDVCHEAEPVRTLAEHSYAVSSVAEAYRSQPVREHDGSSPGNTGKENCEALAAKPKTCRKPKTFSIPQDSDSATENIPPPPVSNLEVNQERSPQPAAVLTRSKSPNNEGDVHFSREDENQSSDVPGPPAAEVPPLVYNCSCCSKAFDSSTLLSAHMQLHKPTQEPLVCKYCNKQFTTLNRLDRHEQICMRSSHMPIPGGNQRFLENYPTIGQNGGSFTGPEPLLSENRIGEFSSTGSTLPDTDHMVKFVNGQMLYSCVVCKRSYVTLSSLRRHANVHSWRRTYPCHYCNKVFALAEYRTRHEIWHTGERRYQCIFCLETFMTYYILKNHQKSFHAIDHRLSISKKTANGGLKPSVYPYKLYRLLPMKCKRAPYKSYRNSSYENARENSQMNESAPGTYVVQNPHSSELPTLNFQDTVNTLTNSPAIPLETSACQDIPTSANVQNAEGTKWGEEALKMDLDNNFYSTEVSVSSTENAVSSDLRAGDVPVLSLSNSSENAASVISYSGSAPSVIVHSSQFSSVIMHSNAIAAMTSSNHRAFSDPAVSQSLKDDSKPEPDKVGRFASRPKSIKEKKKTTSHTRGEIPEESNYVADPGGSLSKTTNIAEETSKIETYIAKPALPGTSTNSNVAPLCQITVKIGNEAIVKRHILGSKLFYKRGRRPKYQMQEEPLPQGNDPEPSGDSPLGLCQSECMEMSEVFDDASDQDSTDKPWRPYYNYKPKKKSRQLKKMRKVNWRKEHGNRSPSHKCKYPAELDCAVGKAPQDKPFEEEETKEMPKLQCELCDGDKAVGAGNQGRPHRHLTSRPYACELCAKQFQSPSTLKMHMRCHTGEKPYQCKTCGRCFSVQGNLQKHERIHLGLKEFVCQYCNKAFTLNETLKIHERIHTGEKRYHCQFCFQRFLYLSTKRNHEQRHIREHNGKGYACFQCPKICKTAAALGMHQKKHLFKSPSQQEKIGDVCHENSNPLENQHFIGSEDNDQKDNIQTGVENVVL, translated from the coding sequence ATGACAGTCATGTCCCTTTCCAGGGACCTCAAGGACGACTTTCACAGTGACACGGTACTCTCCATCTTAAATGAGCAGCGCATTCGGGGCATTTTATGCGATGTCACTATCATTGTGGAAGATACCAAATTTAAAGCCCATAGCAATGTTCTGGCAGCTTCAagcctgtattttaaaaatatcttttggaGCCATACAATCTGTATTTCCAGCCACGTCCTGGAGCTGGACGATCTCAAAGCTGAAGTGTTTACTGAAATACTTAATTATATCTACAGTTCCACAGTCGTTGTCAAGAGACAGGAAACAGTCACTGATCTCGCAGCTGCAGGAAAAAAGCTGGGAATATCGTTCTTGGAAGACCTTACTGATCGCAACTTCTCAAATTCCCCGGGTCCCTATGTATTCTGTATTACTGAAAAGGGAgtggttaaagaagaaaaaaatgaaaaaaggcatGAAGAACCAGCCATCACTAATGGGCCAAGGATCACAAATGCATTTTCCATCATCGAAACAGAAAATAGTAATAACATGTTTTCCCCGCTGGACTTGAGGGCAAGTTTCAAAAAGGTCTCCGACTCCATGAGAACAGCTAGCCTTTGCCTGGAGAGGACGGACGTCTGCCACGAGGCAGAGCCTGTCCGCACACTTGCCGAGCACTCATACGCTGTTTCTTCCGTAGCTGAAGCTTACAGAAGTCAGCCTGTACGTGAACATGATGGCAGTTCACCTGGTAACACAGGGAAAGAAAATTGTGAAGCCCTTGCAGCGAAACCGAAAACATGCCGGAAGCCAAAGACATTCTCCATACCACAGGATTCGGATTCAGCCACAGAAAATATACCACCCCCTCCAGTATCCAACTTAGAGGTTAATCAAGAAAGAAGTCCACAACCAGCTGCTGTTCTCACTCGTTCAAAATCTCCAAACAATGAAGGAGATGTCCATTTTTCCAGGGAAGATGAAAATCAATCTTCTGATGTTCCCGGGCCGCCAGCCGCAGAGGTTCCACCTCTGGTGTACAATTGTAGCTGCTGTTCCAAAGCCTTTGACAGCAGCACTCTGCTCAGTGCCCACATGCAGCTTCACAAGCCAACCCAGGAGCCTTTAGTGTGCAAGTATTGCAACAAACAATTCACCACCCTGAACAGGTTGGATCGGCATGAACAGATCTGCATGAGGTCAAGCCACATGCCCATTCCTGGAGGAAACCAACGCTTTTTAGAAAACTATCCTACCATTGGACAAAATGGAGGTTCATTCACAGGTCCAGAACCTTTATTATCTGAAAATAGGATTGGTGAATTTTCCAGTACCGGAAGTACTTTGCCAGACACGGACCACATGGTTAAATTTGTTAATGGGCAAATGCTCTACAGTTGCGTTGTGTGCAAACGTAGTTATGTGACCTTATCTAGCCTCCGAAGACATGCAAATGTTCACTCCTGGAGAAGAACATATCCTTGCCATTACTGCAACAAAGTATTTGCATTGGCTGAGTACAGGACAAGGCATGAAATTTGGCATACGGGAGAAAGACGATATCAGTGCATTTTCTGTCTTGAAACTTTCATGACCTACTATATACTCAAAAATCATCAGAAGTCTTTCCATGCCATCGATCATAGACTTTCCATCAGTAAAAAAACAGCAAATGGAGGCTTGAAGCCTAGTGTCTATCCGTATAAACTTTATAGGCTACTGCCTATGAAATGCAAGAGAGCCCCTTATAAGAGCTACCGAAATTCTTCCTATGAAAATGCACGAGAAAACAGTCAAATGAATGAGTCTGCACCTGGTACCTATGTTGTTCAGAATCCACACAGCTCTGAATTACCAACGCTGAATTTCCAAGATACTGTAAACACCCTGACCAACAGTCCAGCCATCCCATTGGAAACATCTGCATGTCAGGACATACCCACTTCTGCCAATGTACAAAATGCAGAGGGTACCAAATGGGGAGAGGAGGCATTGAAAATGGATCTTGACAATAACTTTTATTCAACTGAGGTGTCAGTTTCTTCCACTGAAAATGCTGTCAGTTCTGACCTCCGGGCAGGGGATGTACCTGTTTTATCTTTGAGTAATAGCAGTGAGAATGCCGCCTCTGTGATCAGCTACAGTGGCTCTGCACCCTCGGTCATTGTACACAGCAGCCAGTTTTCATCGGTGATCATGCACAGCAATGCCATTGCTGCCATGACCAGCAGCAACCACAGAGCCTTTTCAGACCCAGCTGTCAGTCAGTCCCTGAAAGATGACAGTAAGCCCGAGCCAGATAAAGTGGGTAGGTTTGCAAGCAGACCCAAAAGcattaaggagaaaaagaaaactacatcaCATACCAGGGGAGAAATACCGGAGGAGTCAAACTATGTTGCTGATCCTGGAGGATCACTGAGCAAAACCACAAATATTGCTGAAGAAACCAGCAAAATTGAAACCTACATTGCAAAACCTGCTCTGCCGGGAACCTCCACAAATAGTAATGTTGCACCCCTTTGCCAAATAACAGTGAAAATTGGAAACGAAGCCATTGTGAAAAGGCACATTCTAGGAtctaaattgttttataaaagagGGAGAAGACCCAAGTATCAGATGCAGGAGGAGCCTTTGCCACAGGGGAATGACCCAGAACCCAGTGGAGACAGCCCACTCGGGCTTTGCCAATCCGAGTGCATGGAGATGAGTGAAGTGTTCGATGACGCAAGTGACCAGGATTCCACTGACAAACCGTGGCGCCCTTACTACAACTACAAACCCAAAAAGAAATCCAGACAgttgaaaaaaatgaggaaagtcaACTGGAGGAAGGAGCACGGAAACAGGAGCCCGAGCCATAAATGTAAATACCCAGCAGAACTGGATTGCGCCGTGGGGAAGGCTCCTCAGGATAAACCCTTTGAGGAAGAAGAAACTAAAGAGATGCCCAAGCTGCAGTGTGAACTCTGTGATGGAGACAAAGCAGTGGGGGCTGGAAACCAAGGAAGGCCCCACCGACATCTTACTTCTCGGCCATATGCCTGCGAGCTCTGCGCCAAGCAGTTCCAGAGCCCTTCCACACTCAAAATGCACATGAGATGTCACACCGGGGAGAAGCCATACCAGTGCAAGACCTGCGGACGGTGCTTTTCGGTGCAAGGAAACTTACAGAAACATGAACGCATCCACCTGGGCTTGAAGGAGTTCGTCTGTCAGTATTGCAACAAGGCATTCACCTTGAATGAGACCCTCAAAATCCATGAAAGAATCCATACTGGAGAAAAGCGTTACCACTGTCAGTTCTGCTTTCAGAGATTTTTGTATCTCTCCACCAAAAGGAATCACGAGCAGAGGCATATTCGGGAGCATAATGGGAAGGGCTATGCCTGCTTCCAGTGCCCCAAAATTTGCAAAACAGCTGCTGCCCTTGGAATGCACCAAAAGAAACACTTATTCAAAAGCCCAAGTCAGCAGGAGAAAATAGGTGACGTGTGCCACGAAAACTCAAATCCCTTGGAGAATCAACATTTCATTGGTTCAGAAGACAATGACCAAAAGGATAACATACAAACCGGTGTGGAAAATGTTGTCCTTTGA